The Mesorhizobium sp. M1D.F.Ca.ET.043.01.1.1 genome contains a region encoding:
- a CDS encoding aldo/keto reductase, whose protein sequence is MNKRRIGETALEVTEISFGGAAIGGLYRACPREPAMETLQTAWDGGLRYFDTAPFYGFGLSERRTGDFLREKPRSSYVLSTKVGRLLRPVPQDQVPDHSYVDPLPFALDYDYSYDGIMRSVDFSYARLGLNRIDILFVHDIGTYTHGVEATKIHFRQLMEGGLKALEELKSSGTISAYGLGVNEVRICLDVLRRAPLDCILLASRYSLLDRSAEAELLPLCRERKTSLIIGGVFNSGILATGPVHGAHFDYLPASKDILDRVGAMERIAGEGGYPLAAAAFQFPLHEPVVASVLTGTAKPANLTRNLELLDVEVPAAEFAKYDPYTIVQQLG, encoded by the coding sequence ATGAACAAACGCCGGATCGGCGAGACCGCGCTCGAAGTTACCGAGATCAGCTTCGGCGGCGCTGCCATCGGCGGGCTCTATCGCGCCTGTCCGCGCGAGCCCGCCATGGAAACGCTGCAGACGGCCTGGGATGGCGGCCTGCGCTACTTCGACACCGCGCCCTTCTACGGCTTCGGCCTGTCGGAGCGCCGGACCGGCGATTTCCTGCGTGAGAAGCCGCGCTCCTCCTACGTGCTTTCGACCAAGGTCGGGCGCCTGTTGCGGCCGGTGCCGCAGGATCAGGTTCCCGATCACTCCTATGTCGATCCGCTGCCGTTCGCGCTCGACTACGACTATTCCTACGACGGCATCATGCGCTCGGTGGATTTTTCCTACGCGCGGCTCGGCCTCAACAGAATAGACATCCTGTTCGTCCACGACATCGGCACCTACACGCATGGCGTCGAGGCGACGAAAATCCATTTCCGCCAGCTGATGGAAGGCGGGCTGAAGGCGCTGGAGGAGCTGAAATCGTCCGGTACGATCTCGGCCTACGGCCTCGGTGTCAACGAGGTCCGGATCTGCCTCGACGTGCTTCGGCGCGCGCCGCTCGACTGCATCCTGCTTGCCAGCCGCTATTCGCTGCTCGACCGCAGCGCCGAAGCCGAGCTGCTGCCGCTCTGCCGCGAGCGCAAGACCTCGCTGATCATCGGCGGTGTCTTCAACTCGGGCATATTGGCGACGGGCCCGGTGCACGGCGCGCATTTCGATTACCTGCCGGCGAGCAAGGATATACTCGACCGGGTCGGCGCTATGGAAAGGATCGCGGGAGAAGGCGGCTACCCGCTGGCCGCCGCAGCGTTCCAGTTCCCGCTGCACGAGCCGGTCGTCGCCTCGGTGCTCACCGGCACAGCCAAGCCCGCCAATCTGACGCGCAACCTCGAACTGCTCGACGTCGAGGTGCCGGCGGCGGAGTTCGCCAAATACGATCCCTATACGATCGTGCAGCAGCTCGGCTGA
- a CDS encoding ABC transporter substrate-binding protein — MKFVTSLLNRRAFVALAAASMLAGALHSAPASAADVTIPIIVKDTTSFYWQIVLAGARKAGKDLGVNVPELGAQAETDVNGQISILENAVAGNPAAVVIAPTEAKALGKPIDEAASKVKVIGIDSSAESKAFTSFLTTDNVQGGRVAADGLAAAIGAANGGKVEGKVALITALPGAGSLEQRAQGFKEQLKAKYPGLELVADKYADGQATTGLNIATDLITANPDLKGIFASNLIMAQGVGQAIAENNLAGKVALIGFDSDEKLIKFLNDGVISGLVVQDPYRMGYDGIKTALAASKGEKVEANVDTGANLVTKDNMKEPKIDALLNPKLN; from the coding sequence ATGAAATTCGTGACCAGCCTTCTCAACCGCCGCGCTTTCGTGGCGCTTGCTGCCGCCTCGATGCTCGCTGGCGCGCTGCATTCAGCGCCGGCTTCGGCCGCAGACGTAACCATTCCGATCATCGTCAAGGACACCACTTCCTTCTACTGGCAGATCGTGCTGGCCGGCGCCCGCAAGGCCGGCAAGGATCTCGGCGTCAACGTGCCGGAGCTCGGCGCCCAGGCCGAGACCGACGTCAACGGCCAGATCTCGATCCTCGAGAACGCCGTCGCCGGCAATCCCGCCGCGGTCGTGATCGCGCCGACCGAGGCCAAGGCGCTCGGCAAGCCGATCGATGAGGCAGCTTCCAAGGTCAAGGTCATCGGCATCGACTCCAGCGCCGAATCCAAGGCCTTCACCTCCTTCCTGACCACCGACAACGTCCAGGGCGGCCGCGTCGCGGCTGACGGTCTGGCGGCGGCGATCGGCGCGGCCAATGGCGGCAAGGTCGAAGGCAAGGTGGCGCTGATCACCGCTCTGCCCGGCGCTGGCTCGCTCGAGCAGCGCGCTCAGGGCTTCAAGGAGCAGCTCAAGGCGAAATATCCCGGCCTCGAGCTCGTCGCCGACAAGTACGCCGACGGCCAGGCCACGACCGGCCTCAACATCGCGACCGACCTGATCACCGCCAATCCGGACCTCAAGGGCATCTTCGCCTCGAACCTGATCATGGCGCAGGGCGTCGGCCAGGCGATCGCCGAGAACAACCTTGCCGGCAAGGTGGCGCTGATCGGCTTCGACAGCGACGAGAAGCTGATAAAGTTCTTGAACGACGGCGTCATCTCCGGCCTCGTCGTCCAGGATCCGTACCGGATGGGTTACGACGGCATCAAGACCGCTTTAGCCGCCTCGAAGGGCGAGAAGGTCGAGGCCAATGTCGACACCGGCGCCAACCTCGTCACCAAGGACAACATGAAGGAACCGAAGATCGACGCGCTGCTCAACCCGAAGCTGAACTGA
- a CDS encoding sugar ABC transporter ATP-binding protein — protein MTSTAQELHPAPTLEPGRTILELRGLEKRYPGTHALKPVNLAFKAAEIHAIVGENGAGKSTLIKLLTGVMPRTSGEVVWEGKPEALATPHEAMALGINAVHQEVVLCRHLTVAANMFLGEENSRFGLLQQRAMVKEAQKIIDGLGFDLPAHVVLGDLTIGQQQLIAAARATVRGTKFLIFDEPTAYLTRKEADQLFKLIRRLKGEGVTIIYISHRMEEVFELADRVSVLRDGTLVGTRDIAETNEPELVKLMINRSIEQIYHKEHFTPGAAIAETRNLSGKGFENVSVTVRAGEIVGLYGLIGAGRSEFVTTLYGRHRKSAGQVFWQGKEVQVNSEHDAIRLGMALAPESRRDQGLCLNLPVGTNLNLPIYKRISNNLLISGSREKAEADRQIADLRIKTPTRHALASSLSGGNQQKIVIGKWLAHGAKLFIFDEPTVGVDVGTKAEIYRLFSTLLSKGAGIILISSYLPEVYELADTLHVFRRGKLVATHGFRTASHEDILGQALAEKQEKSGGQK, from the coding sequence ATGACGTCGACGGCGCAGGAACTGCACCCCGCACCCACGCTGGAGCCCGGCAGGACGATCCTCGAACTGCGGGGGCTCGAAAAGCGCTACCCCGGCACGCATGCGCTGAAGCCGGTGAACCTTGCCTTCAAGGCGGCCGAGATCCACGCCATCGTCGGCGAGAACGGCGCCGGCAAATCGACGCTCATCAAGTTGCTCACCGGCGTCATGCCGCGCACCTCCGGCGAGGTCGTCTGGGAAGGCAAGCCCGAGGCGCTCGCCACGCCGCATGAGGCGATGGCGCTCGGCATCAATGCCGTCCACCAGGAAGTGGTGCTCTGCCGCCACCTCACCGTCGCCGCCAACATGTTCCTCGGCGAGGAGAATTCCCGCTTCGGCCTGTTGCAGCAGCGCGCCATGGTCAAGGAAGCGCAGAAGATCATCGACGGCCTTGGCTTCGACCTGCCGGCGCATGTCGTTCTCGGCGACCTCACCATCGGCCAGCAGCAGCTGATCGCCGCCGCCCGCGCCACCGTGCGCGGCACGAAATTCCTGATCTTCGACGAGCCGACCGCCTATCTCACCCGCAAGGAAGCCGACCAGCTTTTCAAGCTGATCCGCCGGCTGAAGGGCGAAGGCGTCACCATCATCTATATCAGCCATCGCATGGAGGAAGTGTTCGAGCTCGCCGACCGCGTCTCGGTGCTGCGCGACGGCACCCTCGTCGGCACCCGCGACATCGCCGAGACAAACGAGCCGGAGCTGGTCAAGCTGATGATCAACCGCTCGATCGAGCAGATCTACCACAAGGAGCATTTCACGCCGGGCGCTGCTATCGCCGAAACCCGGAACCTTTCCGGCAAGGGTTTCGAGAACGTCTCGGTGACCGTCCGCGCCGGCGAGATTGTCGGCCTCTACGGCCTGATCGGCGCCGGCCGCAGCGAGTTCGTCACCACGCTCTACGGTCGTCACCGGAAGTCGGCCGGCCAGGTTTTTTGGCAAGGCAAGGAGGTGCAGGTCAATTCCGAGCATGACGCGATAAGGCTCGGAATGGCGCTGGCGCCGGAAAGCCGCCGCGACCAGGGCCTTTGCCTCAACCTGCCGGTCGGCACGAACCTGAACCTGCCGATCTACAAGCGCATCTCGAACAACCTTCTGATCTCCGGCTCGCGCGAGAAGGCCGAGGCCGACCGCCAGATTGCGGATCTCAGGATCAAGACGCCGACACGCCACGCGCTTGCCTCCAGCCTGTCGGGCGGCAACCAGCAGAAGATCGTCATCGGCAAATGGCTGGCGCATGGCGCCAAGCTGTTCATCTTCGACGAGCCGACGGTCGGCGTCGATGTCGGCACCAAGGCCGAGATCTACCGCCTGTTCTCGACGCTGCTGTCGAAGGGCGCCGGCATCATCCTGATCTCGTCCTATCTGCCGGAAGTCTACGAGCTCGCCGACACGCTGCACGTGTTCCGGCGCGGCAAGCTGGTCGCCACGCATGGTTTCCGCACCGCCAGCCACGAGGACATTTTGGGTCAGGCACTGGCCGAGAAACAAGAAAAGTCGGGAGGACAAAAATGA